A genome region from Cucurbita pepo subsp. pepo cultivar mu-cu-16 chromosome LG02, ASM280686v2, whole genome shotgun sequence includes the following:
- the LOC111787699 gene encoding basic blue protein-like produces the protein MARHEGSSGAVSMSTVAVAMALLLLLLGFEHDNAATTFVVGDSNGWNLGMEGWPNGKVFRAGDILRVRGDLSSTDNLQSASSKNRNRIHQTSQFQHLSFRSSQIMMNLA, from the exons ATGGCTCGACACGAGGGGAGCAGCGGAGCGGTTTCGATGAGCACGGTGGCTGTTGCAATGGCAttgctgctgttgctgcttGGCTTCGAACATGACAATGCTGCTACAACTTTTGTTGTTGGCGACTCGAACGGATGGAACCTGGGCATGGAGGGATGGCCTAATGGGAAGGTGTTTAGAGCCGGTGACATATTAA GGGTTCGTGGAGATCTTTCtagtacagataatcttcaatctgcatcgtCCAAAAatcgaaatcggatccatcaaacttctcaattccaacaTTTGAGCTTTCGATCTTCACAGATCATGATGAATCTCGCCTAA